Genomic window (Corynebacterium simulans):
GCAGGCAAGAAGGCCGCAGTGGGGTTGCTTGGTACTGAGACCATGGGCAGTTTGCGCGCCTATTCGCCGGGCGGCACGCACCGTCATACCCCGGAAATGGTGCAGAACCTGGCGCCTTTCGTGCACGGTGACGCTGAGCTCAACCTCAGCTTTACTCCGGTCTTGGCTCCGCTGGTGCGGGGAATTTTGGCAACTATCAGCGCTCCTCTTGCCGGAGGAGTGGATGCCTCCCAGGTACACAACGCCTTCGCGGACTTCTACAAGGACGAGCCTTTCTGCTTGGTTTTGCCAGAAGGAATCCAGCCAGAAACGCAGAACGTAGTGGGCTCCAACATGGTGCATATCCACGCTCATGTGGACGGTCGTGCCCGACGATTGCTCATCACTGTTGCGCTCGACAATCTGACTAAGGGCACTGCCGGTGCTGCCGTTCAATGTATGAATCTCGCGCTAGGGCTTGAAGAAGCCGCCGGCCTGCCACAAGCGGCCGTCGCGCCCTAGGCGGTTATTAATAGCCACCTTTTTAATTAGGAGAAGACCATGTCTCTATCACCCACCACACCAGGAATGCCCGTGACCAAACCGACTGGCGTTACCGCGCCTAAAGGCTTTGTAGCGGGAGCAACCACTGCTGGGATTAAGCCATCTGGAAAATCAGATATGGCGCTCGTTGTAAATCAAGGCCCACACTTTAATGCAGCGGCGGTATTTACCCGCAACCGGGTCGTTGCCTCACCGGTAAAACTTTCCAAGGCCGCCGTCGCAGACGGGCAGGTAAGGGCCGTGTTGTATAACTCGGGTAACGCCAACGCCTGTAATGGGAAGCAAGGCGATAAAGATGCCCAAGCCATGGTGGATGAACTTGCTGCTTTAACTGGAATTGTCGGGCACGATATTGCTGTATGTTCCACGGGGCTGATTGGTGAGCCTTTGCCGATGAATAAAACATTGGGCGGCGTTCGCGGCGTCGTGGGGCAACTCAGCTCAGAAGGAGGTCACGCTGCCGCCGAGGCGATAATGACCACCGATACCGTGGCGAAGGAAGCTGTGGTGCACGGTGGTGGATGGACTTTGGGTGCGATGGGCAAGGGCGTGGGCATGATGGCGCCCTCGCTTGCAACGATGCTCGTGTGCCTGACAACCGACGCCGCGGCCACGCCTGCCGCGCTGCAGCAAGCGCTGCACAGTGCATGCGATGCGACCTTCAATACCTTAGATATTGATGGCTCGACCTCGACTAATGACACCGTCATCATCTTGGCAAATGGTGCATCGGGCATCGAGCCTTCGCAGGAAGAGCTCGACGATGCTGTTCTTAAAGCCTGTGCCGATATCGCGGATCAGCTGCAGGCCGACGCGGAAGGGGTGACCAAGCGC
Coding sequences:
- the argJ gene encoding bifunctional glutamate N-acetyltransferase/amino-acid acetyltransferase ArgJ, which gives rise to MTKPTGVTAPKGFVAGATTAGIKPSGKSDMALVVNQGPHFNAAAVFTRNRVVASPVKLSKAAVADGQVRAVLYNSGNANACNGKQGDKDAQAMVDELAALTGIVGHDIAVCSTGLIGEPLPMNKTLGGVRGVVGQLSSEGGHAAAEAIMTTDTVAKEAVVHGGGWTLGAMGKGVGMMAPSLATMLVCLTTDAAATPAALQQALHSACDATFNTLDIDGSTSTNDTVIILANGASGIEPSQEELDDAVLKACADIADQLQADAEGVTKRVKITVEGTTDDAQALAAARTLGRDNLFKCAMFGSDPNWGRVFAAVGMADADMDPENISVAFNNQPVCINSTGAPGAREVDLSGIDIDVHVHLGLNGPGRAFLRTTDLSHQYVEINSAYSS